A region from the Desulfitobacterium dehalogenans ATCC 51507 genome encodes:
- the gcvPA gene encoding aminomethyl-transferring glycine dehydrogenase subunit GcvPA: MNYVPNTVDQQEQILTRIGVGSLEELFADIPESVRRQAQLKIREGLSELELVKYFSKLAAENKTVEEYTSYLGAGAYEHFIPSYVDQLLLRSEFYTAYTPYQPEISQGTLQAIYEFQTLVCELTGMDGANASMYDGASALAEAALMSCDATRRKKVLVPQTIHPEYREVLQTYLLPRGVEILEVPYGEGAVDLEALEKVLNTEVAAVLLQSPNFFGTIEKAQEIGEMAHAKGALFVMVVNPVSLGLLKSPGELGADIVVGEGQPFGNPLNFGGPYLGFLACREKYVRRMPGRIVGATKDKNGKKGYVLTLQAREQHIRREKAASNICSNEALCALAFTIHLSGLGKQGLKEMARLNLQKAHYGAREISKLPGMSLAFQSPFFHEFVVKTEISPRKINEVLLSHKIIGGLELSRFYPELDHHLLFCVTETKAKEDIDRLVARMGEIK, from the coding sequence ATGAATTATGTGCCGAACACGGTGGACCAGCAGGAACAAATCCTCACCCGGATTGGAGTAGGCTCCCTTGAAGAGCTTTTTGCGGATATCCCGGAAAGCGTTCGGCGCCAAGCTCAATTGAAGATTCGGGAGGGACTATCGGAGCTTGAACTGGTAAAATACTTCAGCAAGCTGGCTGCGGAGAATAAAACCGTAGAAGAGTATACCTCTTACTTGGGTGCGGGGGCTTATGAGCACTTTATCCCCAGCTATGTGGATCAGCTCTTACTGCGCTCGGAGTTCTATACGGCCTATACCCCTTATCAGCCGGAGATCAGTCAAGGGACCTTGCAGGCTATCTATGAGTTCCAGACTCTTGTCTGTGAGCTGACGGGTATGGACGGTGCCAATGCTTCCATGTATGACGGGGCGTCGGCCCTTGCTGAAGCAGCTTTAATGAGCTGTGATGCCACCCGAAGAAAGAAAGTCCTGGTACCCCAAACGATTCACCCGGAATACCGGGAGGTACTCCAGACCTATCTTCTTCCCCGAGGGGTAGAAATCCTTGAGGTCCCTTATGGGGAGGGGGCCGTGGATCTTGAAGCTTTAGAAAAAGTACTGAATACTGAGGTGGCGGCTGTCCTTCTCCAAAGTCCTAATTTCTTTGGTACCATAGAAAAGGCCCAAGAGATTGGCGAAATGGCACATGCCAAGGGGGCGCTTTTTGTCATGGTGGTTAACCCCGTGTCTTTGGGATTGCTTAAATCTCCAGGGGAGCTGGGGGCGGATATTGTGGTCGGTGAGGGTCAGCCCTTTGGCAATCCCCTGAATTTCGGCGGCCCTTATCTGGGGTTCCTGGCTTGTCGGGAAAAATATGTACGCCGGATGCCCGGGCGGATCGTAGGTGCCACCAAAGACAAAAACGGCAAGAAGGGCTATGTCCTCACTCTGCAAGCCCGGGAACAGCATATCCGCCGGGAAAAGGCGGCATCCAACATCTGTTCCAACGAGGCTCTTTGTGCCTTGGCCTTTACCATCCATCTCTCAGGATTGGGAAAACAGGGATTAAAAGAAATGGCAAGACTTAATCTGCAGAAGGCCCATTATGGGGCCCGGGAGATTAGCAAGCTCCCCGGTATGAGCCTTGCTTTCCAGAGTCCTTTTTTTCATGAGTTTGTGGTCAAGACTGAGATCAGTCCTCGGAAAATCAATGAAGTGCTTTTAAGCCATAAGATCATTGGCGGTCTTGAACTTTCCCGCTTCTACCCCGAACTGGATCATCATCTTCTCTTCTGTGTAACAGAAACAAAGGCTAAAGAAGATATCGACAGGCTTGTGGCCAGAATGGGGGAGATAAAATGA
- the gcvT gene encoding glycine cleavage system aminomethyltransferase GcvT, whose product MTNLKRTPLYEKHQQLGAKLIDFGGWEMPVQYAGVLEEHKTVRSKAGLFDVSHMGEVELKGKDSLAFLQYILTNDVSRIQDNQIQYSPMCAPDGGVVDDLLVYRYSQEHFLIVVNASNTDKDFAWMQDKAQGFEIHLENRSEDFAQLALQGPLAEKILQKLTRLDLSQIKYYWFTHGEVDGVLCLISRTGYTGEDGFEVYLPPDHAPRMWDRILAVGAEEGVQPIGLGARDTLRFEARLPLYGNELGSDITPLEAGLGFFVRLEKEHFVGKEALSAQKEKGIPRKLVGLEMIERGIARSHYPLQKVGKEIGFITSGSFSPTLNKNIALGLIPPEYAQIGETLDVIIRGKAVKARIIPSQFYKR is encoded by the coding sequence GTGACGAATCTAAAAAGAACACCACTGTATGAAAAGCATCAGCAACTAGGAGCAAAGCTCATCGATTTTGGCGGCTGGGAAATGCCGGTCCAATACGCCGGAGTCCTTGAGGAGCACAAGACGGTGCGCAGTAAAGCGGGGCTTTTTGATGTCTCTCACATGGGTGAGGTGGAGTTAAAGGGAAAGGATAGCCTTGCTTTCTTGCAGTACATACTTACCAACGATGTCTCACGGATTCAGGATAACCAAATTCAATATTCTCCTATGTGCGCTCCAGATGGGGGTGTCGTGGATGATTTACTGGTGTACCGCTATAGTCAGGAACATTTTTTAATTGTGGTCAATGCCTCCAACACGGATAAGGATTTTGCTTGGATGCAGGATAAAGCTCAGGGCTTTGAGATACATCTGGAAAATCGCTCTGAGGATTTTGCCCAGCTGGCATTGCAAGGCCCCTTGGCGGAGAAAATCCTCCAAAAGCTTACGAGGTTGGATTTATCTCAAATAAAGTACTATTGGTTTACACATGGGGAAGTGGATGGAGTCCTTTGCCTGATCTCCAGAACAGGGTATACCGGGGAAGACGGCTTTGAAGTTTACCTCCCTCCTGATCATGCTCCCCGGATGTGGGATAGAATCCTCGCAGTCGGGGCAGAGGAGGGAGTTCAACCCATCGGTCTTGGCGCCCGGGATACTCTTCGTTTTGAAGCCCGGCTGCCCTTATATGGAAATGAGCTCGGCTCGGATATTACACCGTTGGAGGCTGGACTGGGATTTTTTGTTAGGTTGGAAAAGGAACATTTTGTTGGCAAGGAGGCATTATCAGCGCAAAAGGAGAAGGGAATTCCGAGAAAGTTGGTAGGTCTGGAAATGATCGAACGTGGAATAGCCCGCTCCCATTATCCCCTTCAGAAAGTAGGAAAAGAAATCGGCTTTATTACCTCAGGCTCTTTTTCACCGACTCTAAACAAAAACATTGCCCTTGGGCTGATTCCCCCGGAGTATGCTCAAATCGGGGAAACCTTGGATGTCATCATCCGTGGGAAAGCCGTCAAAGCCCGGATTATTCCCTCTCAGTTCTACAAGCGGTAG
- the gcvH gene encoding glycine cleavage system protein GcvH, with protein sequence MNPVELKYSKSHEWAKVEGNTVTLGITAHAQDSLGDVVFVELPDNDTTVVAGEAFGTVESVKAVSDLIAPIGGRVVEYNEEVLDSPELLNNDPYGEGWLVKVEVDDLKVLEQLLSAAEYEAFLAEEGQ encoded by the coding sequence ATGAATCCAGTAGAATTAAAGTACAGCAAATCTCATGAGTGGGCTAAGGTGGAAGGGAATACCGTGACTTTGGGGATTACGGCCCATGCCCAGGACAGCTTAGGTGATGTGGTCTTTGTAGAACTGCCTGATAACGATACCACTGTGGTGGCCGGAGAGGCTTTTGGAACCGTTGAATCCGTTAAAGCAGTGTCCGATCTTATTGCCCCGATTGGTGGCAGGGTTGTTGAATATAATGAAGAGGTTCTGGATTCTCCTGAACTCTTGAATAATGATCCTTATGGCGAGGGATGGCTGGTCAAAGTGGAAGTGGATGATCTGAAAGTATTGGAGCAGTTATTATCTGCCGCAGAATATGAGGCGTTTCTAGCGGAGGAGGGCCAATAA